The following proteins are co-located in the Hevea brasiliensis isolate MT/VB/25A 57/8 chromosome 11, ASM3005281v1, whole genome shotgun sequence genome:
- the LOC110672713 gene encoding uncharacterized protein LOC110672713 isoform X1, translated as MKHTSSEAVPSSPSPASSSSVAASALTDQYPPATSSSSSSIPTEDLAVGSTRDGSGGAQETVTVDRRGEYSAICRWTVHNFPRIKARAIWSKYFEVGGYDCRLLIYPKGDSQALPGYISIYLQIMDPRGTASSKWDCFASYRLAIVNLADDSKTIHRDSWHRFSSKKKSHGWCDFTPSSTVFDSKLGYLFNNDSVLITADILILHESVGFMRDNNDLQSASSSIISSSVVAGPVSDVLSGKFTWKVHNFSLFKEMIKTQKIMSPVFPAGECNLRISVYQSSVNGQDYLSMCLESKDTEKTIVSDRSCWCLFRMSALNQKPGSNHMHRDSYGRFAADNKTGDNTSLGWNDYMKMSDFVGPDSGFLVDDTAVFSTSFHVIKEFSSFSKNGGLMGGRSGNGARKSDGHMGKFTWRIENFTRLKDLLKKRKITGLCIKSRRFQIGNRDCRLIVYPRGQSQPPCHLSVFLEVTDSRNTSSDWSCFVSHRLSVLNQKMEEKSVTKESQNRYSKAAKDWGWREFVTLTSLFDQDSGFLVQDTVVFSAEVLILKETSIMQDFTDQDIEANGTGSQVERVGRKSSFTWKVENFLSFKEIMETRKIFSKFFQAGGCELRIGVYESFDTICIYLESDQSVGSDPDKNFWVRYRMAVVNQKNPAKTVWKESSICTKTWNNSVLQFMKVSDMLEADAGFLLRDTVVFVCEILDCCPWFEFSDLEVLASEDDHDALTTDPDELIDSEDSEGVSGDEEDIFRNLLSRAGFHLTYGDNPSQPQVTLREKLLMDAGAIAGFLTGLRVYLDDPAKVKRLLLPTKLSSTSDGKKAAKADESSPSLMNLLMGVKVLQQAIIDLLLDIMVECCQPSEGSSNDDLSDVNSKPSVDGSGADSPLESDRESGATETAQFPVYERLDSGVDDITSASAVQSSDANGIDMPGKALPGQPICPPVTTAGASLENASLRSKLNFQAKWPEQSEELLGLIVNSLRALDGAVPQGCPEPRRRPQSAQKIALVLDKAPKHLQVDLVALVPKLVEHSEHPLAACALLERLQKPDAEPALRIPVFGALSQMECGSDVWERILFQSFELLADSNDEPLAATIDFIFKAASQCQHLPEAVRSVRVRLKNLGAEVSPCVLDFLSKTVNSWGDVAEAMLRDIESDDDFGYDSSALPCGLFLFGENGQAPERLHLMDKQAFHASCHFSDIYILIEMLSIPCLAVEASQTFERAIARGAIVAQSVAMVLERRLAQRLNFSARFVAENFQHADGVIEGEATEQLRIQRDDFNVVLGLAETMALSRDPCVKGFVKMLYTLLFKWYADESYRGRMLKRLVDHATSTTDNSRDVDLDLDILVILVCEEQEIAKPVLSMMREVAELANVDRAALWHQLCASEDEIVRMREEMKTEISNMVREKALLSQKLSESEATNNRLKSEMRAEMDRFTWEKKELSEQIQEVEGQLEWLRSEREEETTKLMAEKKVLQDRLHDAETQLSQLKSRKRDELKRVVKEKNALAERLKSAESARKRFDEELKRYATENVTREEIRQSLEDEVRRLTQTVGQTEGEKREKEEQIARCEAYIDGMESKLQACQQYIHTLEASLQEEMSRHAPLYGAGLEALSMKELETISRIHEEGLRQIHALQQRKGSPAASPLVSPHTLPHNHGLYPAAPPPMAVGLPPSLIPNGVGIHSNGHVNGAVGPWFSHT; from the exons ATGAAGCACACTTCATCTGAAGCGGTCCCGTCCTCACCATCGCCAGCTTCCTCCTCCTCTGTCGCTGCGTCCGCTCTTACCGACCAGTATCCGCCCGCCACTTCATCGTCGTCTTCGTCAATCCCGACGGAGGACTTGGCCGTAGGGTCCACTAGGGATGGGAGCGGTGGGGCGCAGGAAACCGTGACCGTCGATCGTCGAGGAGAGTACTCGGCTATCTGCCGATGGACTGTCCACAACTTCCCTCGTATTAAAGCTAGGGCAATTTGGAGCAAGTACTTTGAGGTTGGCGGCTATGATTGTCGCCTGTTAATTTACCCTAAAGGAGACTCACAAGCTTTGCCAGGATACATCTCTATCTATCTCCAAATCATGGACCCTCGGGGCACCGCTTCTTCCAAATGGGACTGCTTCGCCAGCTACCGTTTAGCTATCGTCAACCTAGCCGACGATTCCAAAACCATTCATCGGGATTCGTGGCACAGATTCTCTAGCAAGAAAAAATCTCACGGTTGGTGTGATTTCACCCCTTCGTCTACTGTATTCGATTCTAAATTAGGTTATTTGTTCAATAATGATTCCGTTCTTATCACTGCCGACATTTTAATCCTTCATGAATCCGTTGGTTTTATGCGGGATAATAATGACTTGCAATCAGCGTCTTCTTCAATAATATCATCATCGGTGGTTGCGGGTCCAGTATCCGATGTGTTAAGCGGTAAATTTACTTGGAAAGTGCATAATTTTAGTTTGTTTAAGGAAATGATTAAGACACAGAAGATAATGAGCCCGGTGTTTCCAGCCGGCGAGTGTAATCTGAGAATCAGTGTGTACCAGAGCTCAGTAAATGGGCAAGATTATTTGTCTATGTGTTTGGAGAGCAAGGACACGGAGAAGACAATTGTGTCTGATAGGAGTTGTTGGTGTTTATTTAGAATGTCTGCGTTGAACCAAAAGCCTGGGTCCAATCACATGCATAGAGACTCATATGGGCGGTTTGCTGCGGATAATAAGACTGGTGATAATACAAGTTTGGGCTGGAATGATTATATGAAAATGTCTGATTTTGTTGGGCCAGACTCAGGATTTTTGGTGGACGATACTGCAGTTTTCAGTACTTCATTTCATGTGATTAAGGAGTTCAGTAGCTTCTCAAAGAATGGGGGTTTAATGGGAGGGAGGAGTGGGAATGGGGCAAGGAAGTCAGATGGGCACATGGGCAAATTTACTTGGAGGATTGAAAATTTTACAAGGTTGAAGGATCTGTTGAAGAAGAGGAAGATTACAGGTCTTTGCATCAAGAGCAGGAGGTTTCAGATTGGGAACCGAGATTGTCGTCTCATTGTTTATCCCCGAG GGCAGTCTCAGCCACCATGCCACCTTTCTGTGTTTCTTGAAGTTACAGATTCACGAAATACTTCCAGTGATTGGAGTTGTTTTGTGAGCCATCGTTTGTCGGTTTTGAACCAGAAGATGGAGGAGAAATCTGTAACAAAGGAATCTCAGAATCGCTATTCCAAAGCTGCAAAAGATTGGGGTTGGCGTGAATTTGTGACGCTTACTAGCCTATTTGATCAAGATTCTGGGTTTCTTGTTCAGGATACTGTTGTGTTCTCTGCAGAGGTTCTCATTTTGAAAGAGACATCAATAATGCAGGATTTTACCGATCAGGATATTGAGGCAAATGGTACTGGTTCCCAGGTTGAAAGGGTTGGCAGAAAAAGTTCATTCACATGGAAGGTGGAAAACTTTTTGTCTTTCAAGGAAATAATGGAAACCCGAAAAATCTTCAGCAAGTTCTTTCAAGCTGGTGGATGTGAGCTTCGTATTG GTGTCTATGAATCCTTTGACACCATATGTATATATTTAGAGAGTGACCAGTCAGTTGGTAGTGATCCAGATAAAAATTTCTGGGTCAGATATAGGATGGCTGTGGTGAATCAAAAGAATCCAGCGAAGACTGTGTGGAAGGAGTCTTCTATTTGTACAAAGACATGGAATAATTCTGTTCTGCAATTTATGAAGGTGTCCGATATGTTGGAAGCAGACGCTGGGTTCCTTCTGCGTGACACTGTTGTTTTTgtttgtgaaatattggattgctGTCCTTGGTTTGAGTTTTCAGAtctagag GTCTTGGCCTCTGAGGATGATCATGATGCTTTAACAACTGATCCTGATGAACTCATTGATTCTGAAGACAGTGAAGGAGTGAGTGGAGATGAAGAAGATATCTTTAGAAACCTTCTTTCTAGAGCCGGCTTTCACCTGACATATGGAGATAATCCTTCACAGCCACAGGTTACCTTAAGGGAGAAGCTTCTAATGGATGCTGGTGCAATTGCTGGTTTTTTGACTGGATTACGTGTCTATTTGGACGATCCTGCTAAGGTAAAGCGATTGCTTCTTCCAACTAAGCTTTCTAGTACCAGTGATGGAAAGAAGGCAGCAAAAGCTGATGAATCTTCTCCGAGCTTGATGAATCTGCTGATGGGAGTTAAAGTTTTGCAGCAAGCAATTATAGATTTACTCCTGGACATAATGGTTGAATGTTGTCAACCTTCAGAAGGAAGTTCCAATGATGATTTATCTGATGTGAACTCAAAGCCTTCTGTTGATGGCAGTGGTGCTGACAGTCCATTGGAATCTGATAGGGAAAGTGGAGCAACAGAAACTGCTCAATTTCCTGTATATGAGAGATTGGATTCTGGTGTAGATGATATTACCAGTGCATCTGCTGTACAAAGCTCTGATGCAAATGGGATTGATATGCCTGGAAAAGCTCTTCCTGGACAGCCTATTTGTCCACCAGTAACAACAGCTGGAGCTTCTTTGGAAAATGCTTCCCTTCGATCTAAG TTGAATTTTCAGGCCAAGTGGCCAGAACAATCTGAGGAGCTCTTAGGATTGATTGTAAACTCACTGAGAGCGCTTGATGGAGCTGTTCCACAAGGCTGTCCTGAGCCAAGACGAAGGCCTCAATCTGCACAAAAGATTGCTCTTGTACTGGATAAAGCTCCAAAACATCTGCAAGTAGACCTTGTAGCTTTAGTCCCCAAGTTAGTTGAGCATTCAGAGCATCCATTGGCAGCATGTGCACTTCTTGAAAGACTTCAAAAGCCTGATGCAGAACCTGCTTTGCGGATACCT GTTTTTGGTGCTCTTAGTCAAATGGAATGTGGCAGTGATGTGTGGGAACGCATTTTATTTCAATCTTTTGAGCTTTTGGCTGACTCAAATGATGAACCTCTTGCTGCAACAATAGATTTTATATTTAAAGCTGCATCACAGTGCCAACATCTTCCTGAAGCA gttAGGTCTGTTCGTGTTAGGCTAAAAAATTTGGGTGCTGAGGTGTCTCCTTGTGTCCTGGATTTTTTGAGTAAAACTGTAAATAGTTGGGGAGATGTTGCCGAAGCCATGCTTAGAGATATTGAAAGTGATGATGATTTTGGGTATGACAGCTCAGCATTGCCATGTGGTCTTTTCTTGTTTGGTGAAAATGGACAGGCTCCTGAAAGGTTGCATTTGATGGACAAGCAGGCCTTCCATGCTAGTTGCCATTTTTCTGATATTTATATCTTGATTGAGATGTTATCTATACCTTGTCTTGCTGTTGAAGCTTCTCAAACATTTGAGAGAGCTATAGCTCGAGGGGCAATTGTAGCTCAATCTGTGGCAATGGTTTTGGAAAGGCGGCTCGCACAGAGATTGAATTTCAGTGCCAGATTTGTGGCTGAAAATTTTCAGCATGCAGATGGTGTAATAGAGGGCGAAGCCACTGAACAGCTGAGAATCCAAAGGGATGATTTTAATGTTGTTCTTGGCCTTGCTGAGACGATGGCCCTTTCAAGGGACCCCTGTGTGAAGGGGTTTGTGAAGATGCTTTACACATTATTGTTTAAATGGTATGCTGATGAGTCTTACAGAGGGAGGATGCTAAAGAGACTTGTTGATCATGCCACCAGTACTACAGATAATAGTCGTGATGTGGATTTAGACTTGGATATATTGGTTATTTTAGTTTGTGAGGAGCAAGAAATTGCCAAACCTGTTCTAAGCATGATGCGGGAGGTTGCTGAACTTGCAAATGTTGATCGGGCTGCTCTTTGGCATCAGTTATGTGCTAGTGAGGATGAAATTGTTCGCATGCGTGAAGAGATGAAGACAGAAATTTCTAATATGGTTCGGGAAAAAGCTCTTCTATCACAAAAATTGAGTGAATCAGAGGCCACTAACAATCGACTCAAG TCTGAAATGAGGGCTGAGATGGATCGCTTTACTTGGGAAAAGAAGGAACTTTCTGAACAAATACAGGAAGTTGAAGGTCAGCTTGAGTGGCTACGTTCAGAGCGAGAGGAAGAAACTACCAAGCTTATGGCTGAGAAGAAAGTTCTTCAGGATCGTCTTCATGATGCTGAAACACAGCTCTCTCAGTTGAAGTCCCGGAAACGGGATGAATTGAAG AGAGTGGTAAAGGAGAAAAATGCTCTTGCCGAAAGGTTAAAGAGTGCTGAATCTGCAAGGAAAAGATTTGATGAAGAGTTGAAGCGGTATGCCACAGAGAATGTGACTCGGGAGGAAATCCGTCAGTCATTGGAGGATGAAGTTCGGAGATTGACTCAAACAGTTGGGCAAACGGAAGGAGAAAAGAGGGAGAAAGAAGAACAGATTGCTCGGTGTGAAGCATATATTGATGGGATGGAATCAAAATTGCAGGCCTGCCAG CAATACATTCACACCCTTGAGGCTTCACTTCAAGAAGAAATGTCACGGCATGCTCCTCTTTATGGTGCTGGATTGGAAGCTCTATCAATGAAGGAGTTAGAGACTATATCACGTATTCATGAGGAAGGACTAAGGCAGATCCATGCCCTCCAACAACGCAAGGGAAGTCCTGCTGCCAGTCCTCTTGTGAGCCCCCACACTCTACCACACAATCATGGGTTGTACCCTGCTGCGCCACCTCCAATGGCTGTTGGATTACCTCCTTCACTCATCCCAAATGGCGTTGGAATCCATAGCAATGGACATGTGAATGGTGCTGTAGGACCGTGGTTCAGTCATACCTAA
- the LOC110672713 gene encoding uncharacterized protein LOC110672713 isoform X2: MKHTSSEAVPSSPSPASSSSVAASALTDQYPPATSSSSSSIPTEDLAVGSTRDGSGGAQETVTVDRRGEYSAICRWTVHNFPRIKARAIWSKYFEVGGYDCRLLIYPKGDSQALPGYISIYLQIMDPRGTASSKWDCFASYRLAIVNLADDSKTIHRDSWHRFSSKKKSHGWCDFTPSSTVFDSKLGYLFNNDSVLITADILILHESVGFMRDNNDLQSASSSIISSSVVAGPVSDVLSGKFTWKVHNFSLFKEMIKTQKIMSPVFPAGECNLRISVYQSSVNGQDYLSMCLESKDTEKTIVSDRSCWCLFRMSALNQKPGSNHMHRDSYGRFAADNKTGDNTSLGWNDYMKMSDFVGPDSGFLVDDTAVFSTSFHVIKEFSSFSKNGGLMGGRSGNGARKSDGHMGKFTWRIENFTRLKDLLKKRKITGLCIKSRRFQIGNRDCRLIVYPRGQSQPPCHLSVFLEVTDSRNTSSDWSCFVSHRLSVLNQKMEEKSVTKESQNRYSKAAKDWGWREFVTLTSLFDQDSGFLVQDTVVFSAEVLILKETSIMQDFTDQDIEANGTGSQVERVGRKSSFTWKVENFLSFKEIMETRKIFSKFFQAGGCELRIGVYESFDTICIYLESDQSVGSDPDKNFWVRYRMAVVNQKNPAKTVWKESSICTKTWNNSVLQFMKVSDMLEADAGFLLRDTVVFVCEILDCCPWFEFSDLEVLASEDDHDALTTDPDELIDSEDSEGVSGDEEDIFRNLLSRAGFHLTYGDNPSQPQVTLREKLLMDAGAIAGFLTGLRVYLDDPAKVKRLLLPTKLSSTSDGKKAAKADESSPSLMNLLMGVKVLQQAIIDLLLDIMVECCQPSEGSSNDDLSDVNSKPSVDGSGADSPLESDRESGATETAQFPVYERLDSGVDDITSASAVQSSDANGIDMPGKALPGQPICPPVTTAGASLENASLRSKAKWPEQSEELLGLIVNSLRALDGAVPQGCPEPRRRPQSAQKIALVLDKAPKHLQVDLVALVPKLVEHSEHPLAACALLERLQKPDAEPALRIPVFGALSQMECGSDVWERILFQSFELLADSNDEPLAATIDFIFKAASQCQHLPEAVRSVRVRLKNLGAEVSPCVLDFLSKTVNSWGDVAEAMLRDIESDDDFGYDSSALPCGLFLFGENGQAPERLHLMDKQAFHASCHFSDIYILIEMLSIPCLAVEASQTFERAIARGAIVAQSVAMVLERRLAQRLNFSARFVAENFQHADGVIEGEATEQLRIQRDDFNVVLGLAETMALSRDPCVKGFVKMLYTLLFKWYADESYRGRMLKRLVDHATSTTDNSRDVDLDLDILVILVCEEQEIAKPVLSMMREVAELANVDRAALWHQLCASEDEIVRMREEMKTEISNMVREKALLSQKLSESEATNNRLKSEMRAEMDRFTWEKKELSEQIQEVEGQLEWLRSEREEETTKLMAEKKVLQDRLHDAETQLSQLKSRKRDELKRVVKEKNALAERLKSAESARKRFDEELKRYATENVTREEIRQSLEDEVRRLTQTVGQTEGEKREKEEQIARCEAYIDGMESKLQACQQYIHTLEASLQEEMSRHAPLYGAGLEALSMKELETISRIHEEGLRQIHALQQRKGSPAASPLVSPHTLPHNHGLYPAAPPPMAVGLPPSLIPNGVGIHSNGHVNGAVGPWFSHT; encoded by the exons ATGAAGCACACTTCATCTGAAGCGGTCCCGTCCTCACCATCGCCAGCTTCCTCCTCCTCTGTCGCTGCGTCCGCTCTTACCGACCAGTATCCGCCCGCCACTTCATCGTCGTCTTCGTCAATCCCGACGGAGGACTTGGCCGTAGGGTCCACTAGGGATGGGAGCGGTGGGGCGCAGGAAACCGTGACCGTCGATCGTCGAGGAGAGTACTCGGCTATCTGCCGATGGACTGTCCACAACTTCCCTCGTATTAAAGCTAGGGCAATTTGGAGCAAGTACTTTGAGGTTGGCGGCTATGATTGTCGCCTGTTAATTTACCCTAAAGGAGACTCACAAGCTTTGCCAGGATACATCTCTATCTATCTCCAAATCATGGACCCTCGGGGCACCGCTTCTTCCAAATGGGACTGCTTCGCCAGCTACCGTTTAGCTATCGTCAACCTAGCCGACGATTCCAAAACCATTCATCGGGATTCGTGGCACAGATTCTCTAGCAAGAAAAAATCTCACGGTTGGTGTGATTTCACCCCTTCGTCTACTGTATTCGATTCTAAATTAGGTTATTTGTTCAATAATGATTCCGTTCTTATCACTGCCGACATTTTAATCCTTCATGAATCCGTTGGTTTTATGCGGGATAATAATGACTTGCAATCAGCGTCTTCTTCAATAATATCATCATCGGTGGTTGCGGGTCCAGTATCCGATGTGTTAAGCGGTAAATTTACTTGGAAAGTGCATAATTTTAGTTTGTTTAAGGAAATGATTAAGACACAGAAGATAATGAGCCCGGTGTTTCCAGCCGGCGAGTGTAATCTGAGAATCAGTGTGTACCAGAGCTCAGTAAATGGGCAAGATTATTTGTCTATGTGTTTGGAGAGCAAGGACACGGAGAAGACAATTGTGTCTGATAGGAGTTGTTGGTGTTTATTTAGAATGTCTGCGTTGAACCAAAAGCCTGGGTCCAATCACATGCATAGAGACTCATATGGGCGGTTTGCTGCGGATAATAAGACTGGTGATAATACAAGTTTGGGCTGGAATGATTATATGAAAATGTCTGATTTTGTTGGGCCAGACTCAGGATTTTTGGTGGACGATACTGCAGTTTTCAGTACTTCATTTCATGTGATTAAGGAGTTCAGTAGCTTCTCAAAGAATGGGGGTTTAATGGGAGGGAGGAGTGGGAATGGGGCAAGGAAGTCAGATGGGCACATGGGCAAATTTACTTGGAGGATTGAAAATTTTACAAGGTTGAAGGATCTGTTGAAGAAGAGGAAGATTACAGGTCTTTGCATCAAGAGCAGGAGGTTTCAGATTGGGAACCGAGATTGTCGTCTCATTGTTTATCCCCGAG GGCAGTCTCAGCCACCATGCCACCTTTCTGTGTTTCTTGAAGTTACAGATTCACGAAATACTTCCAGTGATTGGAGTTGTTTTGTGAGCCATCGTTTGTCGGTTTTGAACCAGAAGATGGAGGAGAAATCTGTAACAAAGGAATCTCAGAATCGCTATTCCAAAGCTGCAAAAGATTGGGGTTGGCGTGAATTTGTGACGCTTACTAGCCTATTTGATCAAGATTCTGGGTTTCTTGTTCAGGATACTGTTGTGTTCTCTGCAGAGGTTCTCATTTTGAAAGAGACATCAATAATGCAGGATTTTACCGATCAGGATATTGAGGCAAATGGTACTGGTTCCCAGGTTGAAAGGGTTGGCAGAAAAAGTTCATTCACATGGAAGGTGGAAAACTTTTTGTCTTTCAAGGAAATAATGGAAACCCGAAAAATCTTCAGCAAGTTCTTTCAAGCTGGTGGATGTGAGCTTCGTATTG GTGTCTATGAATCCTTTGACACCATATGTATATATTTAGAGAGTGACCAGTCAGTTGGTAGTGATCCAGATAAAAATTTCTGGGTCAGATATAGGATGGCTGTGGTGAATCAAAAGAATCCAGCGAAGACTGTGTGGAAGGAGTCTTCTATTTGTACAAAGACATGGAATAATTCTGTTCTGCAATTTATGAAGGTGTCCGATATGTTGGAAGCAGACGCTGGGTTCCTTCTGCGTGACACTGTTGTTTTTgtttgtgaaatattggattgctGTCCTTGGTTTGAGTTTTCAGAtctagag GTCTTGGCCTCTGAGGATGATCATGATGCTTTAACAACTGATCCTGATGAACTCATTGATTCTGAAGACAGTGAAGGAGTGAGTGGAGATGAAGAAGATATCTTTAGAAACCTTCTTTCTAGAGCCGGCTTTCACCTGACATATGGAGATAATCCTTCACAGCCACAGGTTACCTTAAGGGAGAAGCTTCTAATGGATGCTGGTGCAATTGCTGGTTTTTTGACTGGATTACGTGTCTATTTGGACGATCCTGCTAAGGTAAAGCGATTGCTTCTTCCAACTAAGCTTTCTAGTACCAGTGATGGAAAGAAGGCAGCAAAAGCTGATGAATCTTCTCCGAGCTTGATGAATCTGCTGATGGGAGTTAAAGTTTTGCAGCAAGCAATTATAGATTTACTCCTGGACATAATGGTTGAATGTTGTCAACCTTCAGAAGGAAGTTCCAATGATGATTTATCTGATGTGAACTCAAAGCCTTCTGTTGATGGCAGTGGTGCTGACAGTCCATTGGAATCTGATAGGGAAAGTGGAGCAACAGAAACTGCTCAATTTCCTGTATATGAGAGATTGGATTCTGGTGTAGATGATATTACCAGTGCATCTGCTGTACAAAGCTCTGATGCAAATGGGATTGATATGCCTGGAAAAGCTCTTCCTGGACAGCCTATTTGTCCACCAGTAACAACAGCTGGAGCTTCTTTGGAAAATGCTTCCCTTCGATCTAAG GCCAAGTGGCCAGAACAATCTGAGGAGCTCTTAGGATTGATTGTAAACTCACTGAGAGCGCTTGATGGAGCTGTTCCACAAGGCTGTCCTGAGCCAAGACGAAGGCCTCAATCTGCACAAAAGATTGCTCTTGTACTGGATAAAGCTCCAAAACATCTGCAAGTAGACCTTGTAGCTTTAGTCCCCAAGTTAGTTGAGCATTCAGAGCATCCATTGGCAGCATGTGCACTTCTTGAAAGACTTCAAAAGCCTGATGCAGAACCTGCTTTGCGGATACCT GTTTTTGGTGCTCTTAGTCAAATGGAATGTGGCAGTGATGTGTGGGAACGCATTTTATTTCAATCTTTTGAGCTTTTGGCTGACTCAAATGATGAACCTCTTGCTGCAACAATAGATTTTATATTTAAAGCTGCATCACAGTGCCAACATCTTCCTGAAGCA gttAGGTCTGTTCGTGTTAGGCTAAAAAATTTGGGTGCTGAGGTGTCTCCTTGTGTCCTGGATTTTTTGAGTAAAACTGTAAATAGTTGGGGAGATGTTGCCGAAGCCATGCTTAGAGATATTGAAAGTGATGATGATTTTGGGTATGACAGCTCAGCATTGCCATGTGGTCTTTTCTTGTTTGGTGAAAATGGACAGGCTCCTGAAAGGTTGCATTTGATGGACAAGCAGGCCTTCCATGCTAGTTGCCATTTTTCTGATATTTATATCTTGATTGAGATGTTATCTATACCTTGTCTTGCTGTTGAAGCTTCTCAAACATTTGAGAGAGCTATAGCTCGAGGGGCAATTGTAGCTCAATCTGTGGCAATGGTTTTGGAAAGGCGGCTCGCACAGAGATTGAATTTCAGTGCCAGATTTGTGGCTGAAAATTTTCAGCATGCAGATGGTGTAATAGAGGGCGAAGCCACTGAACAGCTGAGAATCCAAAGGGATGATTTTAATGTTGTTCTTGGCCTTGCTGAGACGATGGCCCTTTCAAGGGACCCCTGTGTGAAGGGGTTTGTGAAGATGCTTTACACATTATTGTTTAAATGGTATGCTGATGAGTCTTACAGAGGGAGGATGCTAAAGAGACTTGTTGATCATGCCACCAGTACTACAGATAATAGTCGTGATGTGGATTTAGACTTGGATATATTGGTTATTTTAGTTTGTGAGGAGCAAGAAATTGCCAAACCTGTTCTAAGCATGATGCGGGAGGTTGCTGAACTTGCAAATGTTGATCGGGCTGCTCTTTGGCATCAGTTATGTGCTAGTGAGGATGAAATTGTTCGCATGCGTGAAGAGATGAAGACAGAAATTTCTAATATGGTTCGGGAAAAAGCTCTTCTATCACAAAAATTGAGTGAATCAGAGGCCACTAACAATCGACTCAAG TCTGAAATGAGGGCTGAGATGGATCGCTTTACTTGGGAAAAGAAGGAACTTTCTGAACAAATACAGGAAGTTGAAGGTCAGCTTGAGTGGCTACGTTCAGAGCGAGAGGAAGAAACTACCAAGCTTATGGCTGAGAAGAAAGTTCTTCAGGATCGTCTTCATGATGCTGAAACACAGCTCTCTCAGTTGAAGTCCCGGAAACGGGATGAATTGAAG AGAGTGGTAAAGGAGAAAAATGCTCTTGCCGAAAGGTTAAAGAGTGCTGAATCTGCAAGGAAAAGATTTGATGAAGAGTTGAAGCGGTATGCCACAGAGAATGTGACTCGGGAGGAAATCCGTCAGTCATTGGAGGATGAAGTTCGGAGATTGACTCAAACAGTTGGGCAAACGGAAGGAGAAAAGAGGGAGAAAGAAGAACAGATTGCTCGGTGTGAAGCATATATTGATGGGATGGAATCAAAATTGCAGGCCTGCCAG CAATACATTCACACCCTTGAGGCTTCACTTCAAGAAGAAATGTCACGGCATGCTCCTCTTTATGGTGCTGGATTGGAAGCTCTATCAATGAAGGAGTTAGAGACTATATCACGTATTCATGAGGAAGGACTAAGGCAGATCCATGCCCTCCAACAACGCAAGGGAAGTCCTGCTGCCAGTCCTCTTGTGAGCCCCCACACTCTACCACACAATCATGGGTTGTACCCTGCTGCGCCACCTCCAATGGCTGTTGGATTACCTCCTTCACTCATCCCAAATGGCGTTGGAATCCATAGCAATGGACATGTGAATGGTGCTGTAGGACCGTGGTTCAGTCATACCTAA